The bacterium genome has a segment encoding these proteins:
- the acpP gene encoding acyl carrier protein, which yields MTKEEIQSKVYEIIVEQLNVDADDIANEKSFIDDLGADSLDVVELVMAMEEAFEMEIPDEEAENILKVGDVIDYIEKNQAA from the coding sequence ATGACAAAAGAAGAAATCCAAAGCAAAGTATATGAAATCATTGTTGAGCAACTTAACGTTGATGCAGATGATATTGCCAATGAAAAATCTTTCATTGATGACTTGGGTGCTGATTCATTGGATGTTGTAGAGTTGGTGATGGCTATGGAAGAAGCTTTTGAAATGGAAATTCCTGATGAGGAAGCAGAGAATATTTTAAAAGTTGGCGATGTTATTGATTACATCGAAAAAAACCAAGCAGCTTAA